A stretch of Lysinibacillus agricola DNA encodes these proteins:
- the odhB gene encoding 2-oxoglutarate dehydrogenase complex dihydrolipoyllysine-residue succinyltransferase — protein sequence MAEIKVPELAESITEGSIAQWVKKVGDRVEKGEFIVELETDKVNAEIISEEAGVLTQILAEEGDTVLVGQVIAVVEAGEGAAPAPAAPVAAAAPAPAAPQAAPAPVAAAPVVEETSGERVIASPAARKLAREKGIDLAAVSPVDPQGRVRVQDVAAHGTAPVAAPQAAPAAPKAAVDESRVTVEKMSRRRQTIAKRLLEVKQSTAMLTTFNEVDMTNIMALRSRKKDQFFESTGSKLGFMSFFTKAVVAALKKYPYVNAQIAGDEIHLNNFFDIGVAVSTEEGLVVPVVRDADRKNFAEIEDSIADLAKKARDKKLGLADLQGGSFTITNGGVFGSLMSTPIMNGTQAAILGMHTIKKRPVEVNGEVEVRPMMYLALSYDHRIIDGKDSVGFLKTVKELLENPEDLLLNS from the coding sequence GTGGCTGAAATTAAAGTCCCTGAATTAGCAGAATCGATTACAGAAGGTAGTATCGCACAATGGGTAAAAAAAGTGGGCGATCGCGTTGAAAAAGGTGAATTCATCGTTGAACTTGAAACAGACAAAGTAAACGCTGAAATCATTTCTGAAGAAGCGGGAGTTTTAACTCAAATTTTAGCTGAAGAAGGCGATACTGTACTTGTAGGTCAAGTAATCGCAGTAGTAGAAGCCGGCGAAGGTGCAGCACCTGCTCCAGCGGCACCAGTTGCAGCAGCAGCTCCAGCTCCAGCAGCGCCACAAGCGGCACCTGCTCCGGTTGCAGCAGCTCCAGTTGTAGAAGAAACTTCTGGTGAGCGTGTAATCGCATCTCCAGCAGCTCGTAAACTTGCTCGTGAAAAAGGTATTGACCTTGCTGCTGTATCTCCAGTAGATCCACAAGGCCGTGTACGTGTACAAGACGTAGCAGCTCATGGTACAGCTCCAGTGGCAGCACCACAAGCAGCTCCAGCAGCACCTAAAGCAGCTGTAGATGAATCACGTGTAACAGTTGAAAAAATGAGCCGTCGTCGCCAAACAATTGCAAAACGTTTACTTGAAGTAAAACAATCTACAGCAATGTTAACAACATTCAACGAAGTAGATATGACAAACATTATGGCTTTACGTTCTCGTAAAAAAGACCAATTCTTCGAGTCAACTGGCTCAAAACTTGGTTTCATGTCATTCTTCACAAAAGCAGTAGTGGCAGCACTTAAAAAATACCCATATGTGAACGCACAAATCGCTGGTGATGAAATTCACTTAAACAACTTCTTTGATATCGGTGTAGCTGTATCAACAGAAGAAGGTTTAGTAGTACCAGTTGTACGTGACGCTGACCGCAAAAACTTCGCTGAAATTGAAGATTCAATTGCAGACCTAGCGAAAAAAGCACGCGACAAAAAATTAGGTTTAGCAGATCTTCAAGGTGGCTCATTCACAATTACAAATGGTGGAGTATTCGGTTCATTAATGTCTACACCTATCATGAATGGTACACAAGCAGCTATCCTAGGTATGCACACTATCAAAAAACGTCCAGTTGAAGTGAATGGTGAAGTAGAAGTTCGCCCAATGATGTACTTAGCTCTTTCTTATGACCACCGTATTATCGATGGTAAAGATTCTGTAGGCTTCCTTAAAACTGTTAAAGAACTACTTGAAAACCCAGAAGATTTATTATTAAATTCTTAA
- a CDS encoding DUF6501 family protein, whose protein sequence is MLHLKWKDAPTVRTVTCKHTNASKYLVSNVLTVGNQYDVKNETEEFIFIIDNTGNIGGYYKDYFE, encoded by the coding sequence ATGTTACATTTAAAATGGAAAGATGCTCCAACAGTACGTACAGTTACTTGTAAGCATACAAATGCATCAAAATATTTAGTTTCAAACGTATTAACAGTAGGGAACCAATATGATGTTAAAAATGAAACAGAAGAATTCATTTTTATTATCGATAACACTGGTAATATTGGTGGCTACTATAAAGATTATTTCGAATAA
- a CDS encoding DUF3221 domain-containing protein, giving the protein MVQIEGKRFLVENKTEKLPDGRSGAIWFSTDEIESLKVGLTVSVWTTKIEESYPAQAVAEKIEINE; this is encoded by the coding sequence ATTGTTCAAATAGAAGGTAAAAGATTTTTAGTGGAAAACAAAACTGAAAAATTACCAGATGGCAGATCAGGTGCGATATGGTTTTCAACTGATGAAATTGAATCTTTAAAAGTAGGACTTACTGTTTCTGTTTGGACAACCAAAATAGAAGAAAGTTATCCAGCACAAGCAGTTGCAGAAAAAATTGAGATTAATGAATAA
- a CDS encoding transporter substrate-binding domain-containing protein: protein MKRKWLVLMLTVMTAILLAACGTGDKKDTTSSSNEGSKTNKDEGGGQFRIGMEAGYAPFNWTQQGDANGAVKIADNAEYAGGYDVQMAKKIAEGLGKELVIVKLEWDGLVPALQSNKIDAIIAGMSPTEERKQTIDFTENYYTSDFVMVIKKGSKYEKAKSIQDFSGAKITSQLNTSNYTVIDQIKDVKKQTAMDSFPAMRVALEAGKIDGYVAERPEGISAAAANDKFTYVKFEKGFDTDVSNTSIAVGLRKNDADLEKINEILKGISEDDRQKIMEEAIHQQPAAQ from the coding sequence ATGAAAAGAAAATGGTTGGTATTAATGTTGACCGTAATGACAGCAATTTTGCTAGCAGCTTGTGGTACTGGTGACAAAAAGGATACGACGTCATCTAGTAATGAGGGTAGTAAAACGAATAAGGATGAAGGTGGCGGCCAATTCCGTATCGGGATGGAAGCAGGCTATGCTCCGTTTAACTGGACCCAGCAAGGTGATGCAAATGGCGCAGTAAAAATTGCCGATAATGCAGAGTATGCAGGCGGTTATGATGTGCAAATGGCGAAAAAAATAGCTGAAGGCTTAGGAAAAGAATTAGTCATCGTAAAATTGGAATGGGATGGCTTAGTACCAGCTCTACAATCAAATAAAATCGATGCAATCATTGCAGGTATGTCACCTACTGAAGAACGTAAGCAAACTATCGATTTCACAGAAAACTACTATACATCTGATTTTGTAATGGTTATTAAAAAAGGCAGTAAATATGAAAAAGCAAAATCTATCCAAGATTTTTCTGGAGCAAAGATCACATCACAATTAAATACATCTAACTACACTGTTATTGATCAAATCAAAGATGTAAAAAAACAAACAGCAATGGATAGCTTCCCAGCAATGCGTGTAGCATTAGAAGCTGGAAAAATTGATGGCTATGTAGCAGAACGCCCAGAAGGTATTTCCGCTGCTGCTGCAAACGATAAATTCACATATGTAAAGTTTGAAAAAGGCTTTGACACTGATGTTTCAAATACATCTATTGCAGTTGGTTTACGTAAAAATGATGCAGATCTTGAAAAAATCAATGAAATCCTAAAAGGTATTTCTGAAGATGATCGCCAAAAAATTATGGAAGAAGCAATTCATCAACAACCAGCAGCACAATAA
- a CDS encoding amino acid ABC transporter permease, producing the protein MSFEWIISIVENNWQMFLRGAYYTLLISIISTIIGALIGFFIGIMHTIKVRKKGVKYYCLKLINFILTCYVEFFRGTPMIVQAMVVFYGLDMAFGIDMHFITAGILVVSLNTGAYMTEIVRGGIVSIDKGQYEAASAIGMNHFQIMLHVVLPQVARNVLPATGNQLIMNIKDTAVLNVIGVTELFFQTKSIAGNNFRYFESFFVACVLYFIMTFTASRILLYVEKRLDGPDAYQKEQKEAV; encoded by the coding sequence ATGAGTTTTGAATGGATTATTTCAATTGTTGAGAACAACTGGCAAATGTTTTTACGGGGTGCGTATTATACATTACTTATTTCGATTATTAGTACAATTATTGGTGCACTTATCGGATTTTTTATCGGGATTATGCATACCATCAAAGTTCGTAAAAAGGGTGTAAAATATTATTGCTTGAAGCTCATTAATTTTATACTAACATGCTATGTTGAATTCTTCCGTGGTACACCAATGATTGTACAAGCGATGGTTGTATTTTACGGACTAGATATGGCATTTGGCATTGATATGCACTTTATTACGGCCGGTATTTTAGTCGTTTCACTAAATACAGGGGCTTATATGACGGAAATTGTGCGTGGTGGTATTGTTTCAATTGATAAAGGACAGTATGAGGCTGCTTCAGCAATCGGTATGAATCATTTCCAAATCATGCTACACGTTGTTTTACCTCAAGTTGCACGAAATGTATTACCTGCTACAGGTAACCAATTAATTATGAATATTAAAGATACAGCAGTATTAAACGTTATCGGGGTTACGGAATTATTCTTCCAAACAAAATCGATTGCCGGTAATAACTTCCGCTATTTTGAATCCTTCTTTGTAGCTTGTGTCCTTTACTTCATCATGACATTCACAGCATCAAGAATTTTACTGTATGTAGAAAAACGACTGGATGGTCCAGATGCTTACCAAAAAGAACAGAAAGAAGCAGTATAG
- a CDS encoding amino acid ABC transporter ATP-binding protein, which yields MTVIKIEHLSKSFGRNQVLKDVNFQVEKGEVVCLIGSSGSGKSTLLRCINLLETPSGGQIIYKGENILDEKHNIQEYRTHLGMVFQQFNLFNNHNVLKNCTVGQIKVLKRSKEEAEEVALKYLQIVGMDQYVNAKPRQLSGGQKQRVAIARALSMSPEVMLFDEPTSALDPEMVGEVLKVMRQLADSGNTMLIVTHEMEFAKEVADRVVFMDKGVIVEEGPPAQVLVTPQHERTKEFLKRTLK from the coding sequence ATGACGGTTATTAAAATAGAGCATTTAAGTAAATCATTTGGGCGTAACCAAGTGTTAAAGGATGTAAATTTCCAAGTAGAAAAGGGCGAGGTTGTCTGCTTAATCGGTTCTTCAGGATCTGGTAAATCAACACTACTACGCTGCATTAATTTACTGGAAACGCCAAGTGGTGGTCAAATTATTTACAAAGGTGAAAACATTTTAGACGAAAAGCATAATATTCAAGAATATCGTACACATTTAGGTATGGTATTCCAGCAATTTAACTTATTCAATAATCATAATGTGCTAAAAAATTGCACTGTTGGTCAAATAAAAGTATTAAAGCGTTCAAAAGAAGAAGCTGAGGAAGTTGCTCTAAAATATCTGCAAATCGTTGGCATGGATCAATATGTCAATGCAAAGCCACGACAGCTCTCTGGCGGTCAAAAACAGCGTGTAGCCATTGCACGAGCATTGTCCATGAGCCCAGAAGTAATGCTCTTTGATGAACCGACGTCAGCCCTTGACCCAGAAATGGTGGGTGAAGTATTAAAGGTAATGCGTCAGCTAGCGGATTCCGGAAATACGATGTTAATTGTTACACATGAAATGGAATTTGCCAAAGAAGTAGCAGATCGCGTTGTCTTTATGGATAAAGGTGTTATTGTAGAGGAAGGCCCTCCAGCACAGGTTTTAGTAACCCCTCAGCATGAACGGACAAAAGAGTTTTTAAAACGGACATTAAAATAA
- a CDS encoding 2-oxoglutarate dehydrogenase E1 component: protein MSNNVTTVSSPWSAFSGPNLGYVMEQYDLFLQSPEEVEPELVLLFQQFGAPVVVEGEVAVASNAATPAGDYKKVLAAVKLADAIRTHGHLAADIYPLKNRELQTAQIEESAFNLSAADLAEIPAAIFFKDVPANVKNGKDAINYLKSVYTEKVAFEYNHVVATEERDWIQAQIETGSFKQALASDEKKALLDRLTRVENFEKFIHKTFVGQKRFSGEGLDTQIVLFDEIIKTSEANNVEKVRIGMAHRGRLNVLTHILNKPYDMMFSDFAHVSNDLFIPEHGRLEITKGWTGDVKYHMGASYNRESGMNVKLAYNPSHLEVGNPVVLGTARAAQDDTSKPGQAVHDRTKGLGILVHGDAAFPGQGIVTEVLNFAKTEGFTTGGTIHIIANNMIGFTTEHQDSRSSVYSSDPAKGYEVPVIHVNADSPEAVTLVGRFAASYRQKFGKDIVVDLVGYRRHGHNETDDPTVTNPETYKLVAKHETVRALYGAQLAAEGVVSADEVAALDAAIYAEMQAAYDHVKEMADKDEHKHLEMPEELKVEFPQIDTAVGAERLETINEELLVFEENFEPQKKLGKILEKRRDAFASAKIDWGHAETLAYATIIQDGTPVRFTGQDAQRGTFSQRHLVLHDKNNGNVFTPLHHISGSNASFTVHNSPLTEAGVVGFEYGYNLENGNVLSVWEAQFGDFANMAQVMFDNFISGARAKWGQKSGLVILLPHGYEGQGPEHSSSRMERYLQMSAENNWFVANCSNAGNYYHLLRRQAALLGTEGVRPLVVVAPKFLLRHPLAAANADQLANGSFQEVIEQPGLGSKENAVERIVLGTGKVMIDIADRVKDGEGFDHVHIVRVEQLYPFPKEQVAGIIAKYPNVKEVVWVQEEPKNQGTWNYALETLHEISEGKKLRYVGRPAMSSTSEGDADSHKAAQAALVEEAVAEPVKVK, encoded by the coding sequence ATGTCGAACAACGTTACAACTGTAAGTTCTCCATGGTCTGCTTTTTCTGGTCCTAACCTAGGATATGTGATGGAGCAATACGACTTATTCTTACAGTCTCCTGAAGAAGTAGAACCGGAGTTAGTATTATTATTCCAACAATTTGGTGCACCAGTGGTAGTAGAGGGTGAAGTAGCTGTAGCTAGTAATGCAGCAACTCCTGCTGGCGATTACAAAAAAGTGTTAGCAGCTGTGAAACTAGCAGATGCAATTCGAACACATGGTCATTTAGCGGCAGATATTTACCCTTTGAAAAACCGTGAACTACAAACAGCTCAAATTGAAGAAAGCGCGTTCAACTTAAGCGCTGCAGATTTAGCTGAAATTCCTGCAGCTATCTTCTTCAAAGATGTGCCAGCAAACGTGAAAAATGGTAAGGATGCAATCAATTACTTAAAATCCGTTTATACAGAAAAAGTAGCATTTGAATATAATCACGTAGTAGCAACAGAAGAACGTGATTGGATTCAAGCACAAATTGAAACAGGTTCATTTAAACAAGCATTAGCTTCTGATGAGAAAAAAGCTTTATTAGATCGTTTAACTCGCGTTGAAAATTTCGAGAAGTTTATTCATAAAACTTTTGTAGGTCAAAAGCGATTCTCTGGTGAAGGTTTAGATACTCAAATCGTCCTATTCGATGAAATTATTAAAACATCTGAAGCAAATAACGTAGAAAAAGTACGTATTGGAATGGCTCACCGTGGTCGCTTAAATGTTTTAACACATATTTTAAATAAACCGTATGACATGATGTTCTCTGATTTTGCACATGTATCTAATGATTTATTTATTCCAGAACATGGTCGCCTTGAAATAACAAAAGGTTGGACAGGTGATGTAAAATACCACATGGGTGCTTCTTACAACCGTGAATCGGGTATGAATGTTAAACTTGCCTATAACCCATCTCACTTAGAAGTAGGAAATCCAGTTGTTTTAGGTACTGCTCGAGCAGCACAAGATGATACTTCTAAGCCAGGGCAAGCTGTCCATGACCGCACAAAAGGATTAGGAATCCTAGTGCATGGTGACGCTGCATTCCCAGGTCAAGGTATCGTAACAGAAGTATTAAACTTTGCAAAAACTGAAGGTTTCACTACTGGTGGTACAATCCACATCATTGCTAACAACATGATTGGATTTACAACTGAACACCAAGACTCTCGCTCATCTGTTTACTCTTCTGACCCAGCAAAAGGTTATGAAGTGCCGGTTATACACGTAAATGCAGATAGCCCTGAGGCTGTAACTTTAGTAGGTCGTTTTGCAGCTAGCTACCGTCAAAAATTCGGTAAAGATATCGTTGTTGACTTAGTTGGTTACCGTCGTCACGGTCACAATGAAACTGACGATCCAACTGTTACAAACCCTGAAACATACAAATTAGTTGCTAAACATGAAACAGTTCGTGCTTTATACGGTGCGCAATTAGCAGCTGAGGGTGTAGTTTCTGCTGATGAAGTAGCAGCATTAGATGCAGCTATTTATGCAGAAATGCAAGCAGCTTATGATCATGTAAAAGAAATGGCAGATAAAGATGAGCACAAGCATTTAGAAATGCCAGAGGAATTAAAAGTAGAATTCCCACAAATTGATACAGCAGTTGGTGCGGAACGTCTAGAAACAATTAACGAAGAGCTTTTAGTGTTTGAAGAAAACTTCGAGCCACAGAAAAAGCTTGGCAAAATTTTAGAAAAACGCCGTGATGCATTTGCTTCTGCAAAAATCGACTGGGGTCATGCAGAAACTTTAGCTTATGCAACAATTATTCAAGATGGCACACCAGTACGTTTTACAGGTCAAGATGCACAACGTGGTACGTTCTCTCAACGCCACTTAGTGTTACATGACAAAAACAATGGCAATGTATTCACGCCACTTCACCATATTTCTGGTTCAAATGCATCATTTACAGTACACAACTCTCCACTGACAGAAGCAGGGGTAGTGGGCTTTGAATATGGTTATAATTTAGAAAATGGTAATGTTTTATCTGTTTGGGAAGCTCAATTCGGTGACTTTGCAAACATGGCACAAGTTATGTTTGATAACTTTATTTCAGGTGCACGTGCTAAATGGGGTCAAAAATCTGGTTTAGTTATACTTTTACCACATGGTTATGAAGGTCAAGGTCCAGAACACTCTTCAAGCCGTATGGAACGTTATTTACAAATGTCAGCTGAAAATAACTGGTTTGTAGCAAACTGTTCAAATGCAGGTAACTACTACCACTTATTACGCCGTCAAGCAGCATTATTAGGAACAGAAGGTGTTCGTCCGCTTGTAGTTGTAGCACCTAAATTCTTACTTCGTCACCCATTAGCTGCTGCAAATGCTGATCAATTAGCAAATGGCTCATTCCAAGAAGTAATTGAGCAACCAGGTTTAGGTTCAAAAGAAAACGCTGTAGAGCGTATTGTATTAGGTACAGGTAAAGTAATGATTGACATAGCTGACCGTGTAAAAGATGGTGAAGGCTTCGATCACGTACACATTGTTCGTGTAGAACAGCTTTACCCATTCCCAAAAGAACAAGTTGCTGGTATTATTGCTAAGTATCCTAATGTAAAAGAAGTTGTTTGGGTACAAGAAGAACCTAAAAACCAAGGTACTTGGAATTATGCATTAGAAACATTACATGAAATTTCTGAAGGTAAAAAGCTACGTTATGTAGGTCGTCCTGCAATGAGCTCTACTTCTGAAGGTGATGCAGATTCTCATAAAGCAGCTCAAGCCGCACTTGTTGAAGAAGCAGTTGCTGAGCCTGTAAAGGTTAAATAG